One genomic segment of Tolypothrix sp. NIES-4075 includes these proteins:
- a CDS encoding reverse transcriptase-like protein, whose translation MAAATWAVSTTREGSNSKNQNQVEQEVERQKKVSNFVYASFPQEILKQIETLQFTDFTLTGHDRKSQIIKLENQVSPQEVRFNISEHKDSKGNTVIRDVIEVKSLVTGKYETFANINATDGKLPIGTTATGNIERGEVYTATITTKIPGLPQLNFQAKELQKFQCKDQNFSGEQVNLTIIKDKLEREDYVITFKSGNKEEKLGTLSKESVKVGIEQGWLAEKPGQSGQKLQLEITSIAIGENAFAIGKTSNGNLVRIDINDKLKNREFKGQEISVTIISIGSVAPRTTSEGIASAVITKYNQQVQLTQILAKLETNTVQTAYSGDSDRALYQSLINGLTEAASTGYKSIRIESSNNKFLENFLFCCPREDLKPLHEQAKTLLQQFDKHELSWQHSQINPAYQLARTTAHKLVVHQANFAGSGRRV comes from the coding sequence ATGGCTGCTGCTACTTGGGCAGTATCAACCACCCGTGAAGGTTCTAACTCCAAAAATCAAAATCAGGTTGAACAAGAAGTTGAAAGACAAAAGAAAGTATCAAATTTTGTTTATGCTAGCTTCCCTCAAGAAATTCTCAAGCAGATAGAGACACTTCAATTTACTGATTTTACCCTTACAGGACACGACCGTAAAAGTCAAATAATCAAGTTAGAAAATCAAGTATCTCCTCAAGAAGTTAGATTTAACATTAGCGAACATAAAGACAGTAAAGGTAATACTGTAATTAGAGATGTAATCGAAGTAAAAAGTCTTGTAACAGGAAAGTATGAAACCTTTGCTAACATCAATGCTACTGATGGTAAGCTCCCCATCGGTACAACCGCAACTGGTAATATTGAAAGAGGAGAAGTGTATACAGCCACAATTACAACAAAAATACCTGGACTACCCCAATTAAATTTCCAAGCTAAAGAATTACAAAAATTTCAATGTAAAGACCAAAATTTTTCTGGAGAGCAAGTAAATTTAACCATCATCAAAGATAAGCTGGAACGGGAAGATTATGTTATCACCTTTAAAAGCGGTAATAAGGAAGAAAAATTAGGTACTCTTTCCAAAGAATCGGTAAAAGTGGGAATAGAACAGGGCTGGCTAGCAGAAAAACCGGGTCAAAGTGGTCAAAAGTTACAATTAGAAATCACGAGCATAGCTATAGGTGAAAATGCCTTTGCAATTGGTAAAACATCCAATGGCAATCTTGTCAGAATAGATATTAACGACAAGTTGAAAAATAGAGAATTTAAAGGACAAGAGATATCAGTAACAATTATATCAATTGGTAGTGTTGCACCCCGCACCACCTCTGAAGGTATTGCATCTGCTGTAATTACCAAATATAATCAACAAGTACAGCTAACTCAGATTCTCGCCAAACTTGAAACCAATACTGTCCAAACTGCATATAGTGGAGACAGCGATCGCGCTCTATATCAAAGTCTCATAAATGGACTAACCGAAGCAGCCAGCACTGGCTACAAATCCATCCGCATCGAAAGTAGCAACAACAAGTTTCTTGAAAACTTCCTTTTTTGTTGTCCGCGTGAAGACCTCAAACCACTCCACGAACAAGCTAAAACACTCCTACAACAATTCGATAAACACGAACTTAGCTGGCAGCACAGCCAAATCAATCCTGCTTACCAACTTGCCAGGACAACTGCCCATAAACTAGTAGTCCACCAAGCAAACTTTGCTGGGTCAGGTCGTCGGGTATAA
- a CDS encoding ISKra4 family transposase (programmed frameshift): MTPEDSQRLEACLVEAAEILYRNTQTEELKSFESLEKAVRTKMKRASKSKNCFFFIKQVTGTEKGRKRIVKSVLGKVIVTDKQAQVLGLKPYSQLSPLFEKNCLLLSGNESFQDSEKDIVALTGMKVSHSTLQRLVHRQDFQEPQTLQGVSEVSIDGGKVRLRSQVKGVESYWRDYKAVRLQGIYYGTFFQDNLSLTDWVNSQRLVYPLVCLGDGHDGVWNLFQEIGSDQQRQEILDWYHLKENLYKVGGSIKRLKAAETFLWLGQIESAMPAAGYAYALFVDLKKKPAQNFINYLKKHSQRIVNYEYLSEEGLCSIGSGAVESAVKQIGKRLKISGAQWKLANVPRMLQLRSAYLNGQLTT; encoded by the exons ATGACCCCTGAAGACTCCCAACGCCTGGAAGCCTGCTTGGTGGAAGCGGCAGAAATTCTTTATCGGAACACCCAGACTGAAGAACTGAAAAGCTTTGAGAGTTTAGAAAAAGCAGTACGAACCAAGATGAAGCGCGCAAGTAAGTCCAAAAATTGCTTTTTTTTTATCAAACAAGTCACAGGCACAGAAAAAGGTAGAAAAAGAATAGTGAAGAGCGTTCTGGGAAAGGTTATAGTCACGGATAAACAAGCACAAGTATTGGGGTTAAAGCCTTATAGCCAGTTAAGTCCACTATTTGAAAAAAATTGTCTGCTGCTGAGTGGAAACGAATCATTTCAAGATAGTGAGAAAGAC ATTGTTGCATTGACAGGGATGAAAGTATCTCACAGCACCTTACAAAGACTGGTTCATCGGCAGGACTTTCAGGAGCCGCAGACTCTTCAAGGAGTATCAGAGGTTAGTATTGATGGAGGGAAAGTCCGTTTGCGTTCTCAAGTTAAGGGCGTAGAAAGCTATTGGCGAGACTATAAAGCTGTTCGCCTGCAAGGTATTTACTACGGTACATTCTTCCAAGATAATCTGTCCTTAACAGATTGGGTTAATAGTCAACGTCTTGTTTACCCTCTGGTCTGTTTGGGAGATGGCCATGATGGAGTCTGGAATCTGTTTCAGGAGATTGGTAGTGACCAACAAAGGCAGGAAATCTTAGACTGGTATCACTTGAAGGAAAACCTCTACAAGGTTGGTGGGTCAATCAAACGTCTAAAAGCCGCAGAGACTTTTCTTTGGCTGGGTCAGATTGAGTCAGCGATGCCTGCGGCGGGCTACGCCTACGCGCTATTTGTCGATTTGAAAAAAAAGCCCGCCCAAAACTTCATCAACTATCTCAAAAAGCATTCTCAAAGAATTGTTAACTATGAGTATTTATCTGAAGAAGGCTTATGCTCTATTGGTTCTGGCGCTGTGGAATCTGCGGTTAAACAGATCGGTAAGCGATTAAAAATTTCTGGAGCACAGTGGAAATTAGCAAACGTGCCTCGAATGCTACAACTGCGATCTGCTTATCTCAATGGTCAGCTTACTACCTGA
- a CDS encoding TnsA endonuclease N-terminal domain-containing protein, with protein sequence MTEVDFESHTVELWAIYLMEHDPQVLEFYDQPPPFKIQYKNQAGRNIGHYHTPDFFVLRHDGACWEEWKTVKELEKLAQKYPGRYQKTASGYWRCPPGEAHASQFGLKYCVRTDAELNPVFTQNLMFLSDYLGFKSNLITDVHSTVLAYLWANPGITIAALLQELNHVCANDIYIMIATELLYVDLSAVPLVEHYRTRLWVSQQTHDAYTHASVVGVTTKNAPSSPTTLLPNTALEWDSALWTLVIPLLSLSGRAIALKPHEAINTSYTIRKKWILYLLLEKNRAIPCYTKARLIQK encoded by the coding sequence ATGACCGAAGTGGATTTCGAGAGCCATACAGTGGAATTGTGGGCGATTTACCTGATGGAACACGACCCACAAGTTTTAGAGTTCTACGACCAGCCACCACCATTCAAAATCCAGTATAAAAATCAAGCAGGGCGTAATATAGGTCACTATCATACCCCTGATTTTTTTGTATTACGTCATGATGGTGCTTGCTGGGAGGAGTGGAAAACAGTTAAGGAACTAGAGAAATTAGCACAAAAATATCCTGGGCGTTATCAAAAAACAGCATCCGGTTATTGGCGTTGCCCACCAGGAGAAGCACACGCATCACAATTTGGTCTAAAATACTGCGTTCGTACTGATGCCGAATTGAATCCCGTCTTTACCCAGAACTTGATGTTTTTGTCAGATTACCTGGGATTTAAATCAAATTTGATAACAGATGTACATTCGACAGTTCTGGCTTACCTCTGGGCAAATCCAGGAATAACGATTGCGGCATTGCTACAAGAATTAAATCATGTATGTGCCAATGACATATACATCATGATTGCAACTGAGCTTCTGTACGTGGATTTGTCTGCTGTCCCCTTAGTTGAACATTACAGGACACGATTATGGGTAAGTCAACAAACTCATGACGCTTATACACACGCATCTGTTGTAGGAGTAACTACAAAGAATGCTCCCAGTAGTCCCACAACACTGCTACCTAACACAGCCCTTGAGTGGGATTCGGCGCTATGGACTTTAGTTATCCCTCTTCTGTCACTCTCCGGGAGGGCGATCGCGCTTAAGCCTCATGAGGCAATCAATACAAGCTATACTATTAGAAAAAAATGGATCTTGTATTTGTTATTAGAAAAGAATCGCGCGATTCCTTGCTATACAAAAGCTCGCTTAATTCAGAAATGA
- a CDS encoding transposase: MSQSIFTSKACRNCDFRHLCVKSKSESEPRKLRLRPQEEHQILQTIRKQQGTDEWKDRYNTRAGVEGTLSQAINAFGLRQARYRNLPKVRLQHQITAVAINVVRMVSWLNGIPHATTIISRFAALGVM, translated from the coding sequence ATGAGCCAAAGCATCTTTACCTCCAAAGCCTGCCGAAACTGTGATTTTAGACACTTATGTGTCAAGTCAAAAAGTGAAAGTGAGCCAAGAAAATTAAGATTGCGCCCACAAGAAGAACATCAAATCCTTCAAACTATCCGTAAACAGCAGGGTACTGATGAGTGGAAAGACCGTTATAACACCCGTGCTGGTGTTGAAGGAACTTTATCACAAGCAATAAATGCTTTCGGTTTACGGCAAGCACGTTACCGCAATCTACCAAAAGTCCGGTTACAGCACCAAATCACAGCTGTCGCCATCAATGTTGTTCGTATGGTGTCTTGGTTAAATGGTATACCTCATGCCACGACTATAATATCGCGGTTTGCCGCACTAGGTGTCATGTAA